One genomic region from Fictibacillus marinisediminis encodes:
- a CDS encoding SpoIIE family protein phosphatase, with amino-acid sequence MSILMVDDNSVNLYVIEKILKGAGYENTVSLSSASQLFDYLEMGNPQPKKSDVDLILLDIMMPEIDGIEACRRIQEIERLKDIPIIFITALEDTNKLAEALDVGGMDYITKPINKVELLARIRVALRLKYEKDWHIEQEKKIRDELDLAMQVQRSLLNPPLQQENIQINVSHLPSFKLAGDMYYWHRFNEHRYGVILLDMMGHGISSSLVCMYISSVMRDAIKMLEDPELVIKELNRYMALLYNQKNFYNYYFTCIYLVIDTKSKTVEYVNAGHPPGFVLIDGAEQCLLERGSCAVGFFDQMEVEKSTIHFEKDIQLLLFTDGVIEANKDENLLLDKLQFIATQKWNQTITSPIHMVIPEEELVNQQDDMCILMIQATASKVPSVI; translated from the coding sequence ATGTCTATTCTTATGGTAGATGATAATTCCGTAAATCTATATGTTATAGAAAAAATATTAAAAGGGGCCGGTTATGAGAATACGGTCTCGCTTTCATCCGCCAGCCAATTGTTTGATTACCTTGAAATGGGGAACCCCCAGCCGAAAAAAAGTGATGTAGACTTGATTCTATTGGACATCATGATGCCCGAGATCGACGGAATTGAGGCCTGTAGACGTATTCAAGAGATTGAAAGGCTAAAAGATATTCCCATCATTTTCATCACCGCCCTCGAAGATACAAACAAACTTGCCGAAGCGCTTGATGTGGGCGGAATGGACTATATCACAAAACCGATCAATAAAGTAGAACTGCTAGCCCGTATACGGGTGGCGCTAAGGTTGAAGTATGAAAAAGACTGGCATATCGAGCAGGAAAAGAAGATCAGGGATGAGCTCGACCTTGCCATGCAGGTTCAGCGAAGTCTGTTAAATCCTCCGCTTCAGCAAGAAAATATCCAGATTAATGTCTCCCATCTTCCCTCATTTAAGCTTGCGGGTGACATGTACTACTGGCATCGCTTTAATGAGCACCGGTATGGTGTCATCCTGCTGGATATGATGGGGCATGGGATTTCCTCCTCACTTGTATGCATGTACATTTCCTCTGTAATGAGAGATGCCATCAAGATGCTTGAAGATCCGGAACTGGTAATTAAAGAGCTGAATCGCTATATGGCGCTGCTTTATAATCAAAAGAACTTCTATAATTACTATTTTACGTGCATTTATTTGGTCATTGATACAAAGAGCAAAACCGTAGAATATGTGAATGCAGGACATCCTCCTGGATTTGTACTCATTGATGGCGCTGAGCAATGCCTGCTTGAACGCGGCAGCTGTGCCGTAGGTTTCTTTGATCAAATGGAAGTGGAAAAATCAACGATCCATTTTGAAAAGGATATCCAGCTTCTTCTTTTTACCGACGGTGTCATTGAAGCGAACAAGGATGAGAATCTCTTACTCGATAAACTGCAGTTTATCGCTACCCAGAAATGGAACCAAACGATCACGTCCCCCATTCATATGGTCATACCTGAAGAAGAGCTGGTGAACCAGCAGGACGACATGTGCATTCTAATGATTCAGGCAACAGCCAGTAAAGTTCCTTCTGTCATTTAA
- a CDS encoding L-cystine transporter has translation MNVFLTIVNIVVLLLLAGGLYYLQRKKVSFSKRVFAALAAGIVFGFILQFVYEPASKVLANSADWYSIMGGGYVKFLQMAVMPLVFVSILSAFTKLKLSNNVGKISGSVIGILLGTTAIAAAIGIAAALSFHLEAVQITKGAPELARATELQTTFDQIKDKTLPQQVLDLLPGNPFLDFTGARPTSTIAIVIFAAFVGIAYLGVKRKQAEQAALFASIVEAVHAIVMRVVTLILRLTPYGVLALMTKTVALSDLDAIAKLGKFVIASYVALALMFIIHLLFITFSGLSPVTYIRKAIPVLSFAFTSRTSAGALPLNISTQKSLGVPEGIANFAGSFGLTIGQNGCAGIYPAMLAVMIAPSAGIDPLTPSFILSLIVIVVISSFGIAGVGGGATFAALLVLSSMNLPVALAGLLISVEPLIDMGRTALNVSGAMTAGILTSKARKELDTEVYNAPVNELKAEA, from the coding sequence GTGAATGTCTTTTTAACCATCGTGAACATTGTTGTGTTATTGCTGCTTGCTGGCGGTTTGTATTACCTTCAGCGTAAGAAAGTATCCTTTTCAAAACGTGTCTTTGCGGCTTTAGCTGCAGGAATTGTGTTTGGATTCATTCTTCAGTTTGTTTATGAGCCTGCATCCAAGGTGCTGGCCAACTCGGCCGACTGGTACTCCATCATGGGAGGAGGATATGTAAAATTCCTTCAGATGGCGGTAATGCCGCTTGTTTTCGTTTCTATTTTGTCTGCTTTTACAAAATTAAAACTCAGTAACAACGTCGGCAAAATCAGTGGTTCGGTTATCGGAATATTGCTCGGAACAACAGCCATCGCGGCTGCGATCGGAATTGCAGCTGCACTATCCTTCCATCTCGAAGCGGTCCAGATTACGAAAGGCGCTCCAGAGCTCGCACGTGCAACAGAACTTCAGACCACGTTTGACCAGATCAAAGACAAGACACTGCCTCAGCAGGTTCTTGACCTCCTTCCTGGAAATCCGTTTCTTGATTTTACGGGAGCACGTCCGACTTCAACGATTGCAATTGTCATTTTTGCCGCTTTTGTAGGAATAGCCTACCTGGGAGTCAAACGGAAACAAGCAGAGCAAGCTGCACTGTTCGCCAGTATTGTGGAAGCGGTTCATGCTATTGTCATGCGGGTTGTCACATTGATTCTCCGGTTAACACCATATGGAGTCCTCGCACTGATGACCAAAACGGTAGCTCTTAGTGATCTGGACGCCATCGCAAAACTTGGGAAATTTGTAATCGCCTCATATGTCGCATTGGCGCTCATGTTTATCATTCACCTGCTGTTTATTACATTTTCTGGGTTAAGTCCTGTCACGTATATTCGCAAAGCGATTCCAGTTCTGTCCTTTGCCTTTACTTCCAGAACGAGCGCAGGTGCGCTTCCTCTTAACATCAGTACACAAAAGAGCCTTGGAGTACCTGAAGGAATCGCCAACTTTGCAGGCTCCTTCGGGCTCACCATCGGGCAGAACGGGTGCGCTGGAATTTATCCGGCTATGCTTGCTGTTATGATCGCGCCGTCTGCAGGAATTGATCCGCTTACACCGTCTTTCATACTTAGCCTGATTGTTATCGTCGTAATCAGTTCCTTCGGGATTGCAGGCGTTGGGGGCGGCGCAACATTTGCTGCACTCCTCGTTCTTTCCTCTATGAACCTTCCTGTCGCATTGGCTGGTTTGCTCATTTCTGTTGAACCTCTGATTGATATGGGAAGAACCGCTTTGAATGTCAGCGGAGCCATGACTGCCGGTATTCTGACGAGTAAGGCGAGAAAAGAATTGGATACTGAAGTCTACAACGCACCGGTCAATGAACTAAAAGCAGAAGCATAA
- a CDS encoding GNAT family N-acetyltransferase, with translation MLDIKVIQAEQTYEIRHKVLRPNQTLEDCQFPGDHDHGTFHLGAYKGDKLISIASFYQENHPDIEGNAQYRLRGMATLEEYRKEKAGSRLLISAEDILKKQHTDSWWCNARVGVAGYYKKLGLREHGEVFDLPPIGPHIVMYKTLT, from the coding sequence ATGCTGGACATTAAAGTGATTCAAGCTGAACAAACCTACGAGATTAGACACAAAGTGCTTCGGCCCAATCAAACGCTGGAAGATTGCCAGTTTCCTGGCGATCATGATCATGGGACGTTTCATCTTGGAGCCTATAAAGGTGATAAACTCATTTCTATCGCTTCCTTTTATCAAGAGAATCATCCTGATATTGAAGGAAACGCGCAGTACCGTCTGCGCGGAATGGCGACCCTTGAAGAATACAGGAAAGAAAAGGCGGGAAGCAGACTTCTAATTAGTGCCGAAGACATACTGAAGAAGCAGCATACTGATTCCTGGTGGTGTAATGCAAGAGTTGGAGTGGCGGGTTATTATAAAAAGCTTGGTCTTCGTGAACACGGTGAGGTGTTTGATCTGCCGCCGATCGGACCACATATCGTGATGTATAAAACGTTAACGTAA
- a CDS encoding OsmC family protein, with the protein MAEHSFHLNANWPGLRNDVGEIETGNLKMKISIPPEMDGPGVGTNPDEMLLGAAATCYIITLAAMMERSSLDKENLTMDSVGVVDVTKGVITYKKIIHRPVIVLKAEATQADQQLAKRLAEKAETSCMITRAIQGNVEVELDATITTA; encoded by the coding sequence ATGGCTGAACATAGCTTTCATTTAAATGCCAACTGGCCTGGTTTGCGAAATGATGTAGGTGAAATTGAAACCGGCAACCTGAAAATGAAAATCTCGATTCCTCCTGAAATGGATGGGCCAGGGGTGGGTACCAATCCTGATGAAATGCTGCTTGGTGCAGCAGCAACCTGTTATATTATTACTCTTGCTGCCATGATGGAGAGAAGCAGCCTGGATAAAGAAAACCTTACGATGGATTCAGTTGGGGTCGTGGATGTAACAAAAGGTGTGATCACGTATAAGAAGATCATACATCGCCCTGTTATTGTTTTAAAAGCTGAGGCGACACAGGCAGATCAGCAGCTCGCCAAAAGGCTGGCTGAAAAAGCAGAAACCTCATGCATGATCACAAGAGCCATACAAGGAAATGTCGAAGTGGAGCTCGATGCAACCATAACAACAGCATAA
- a CDS encoding GNAT family N-acetyltransferase: protein MAEKQTQKRIRLRELRITDWKDVHAYASQEITCRFQPWGPNAEEDTLEFMGQVIKDTKHNPRSRYAFAIIEEKDEKLIGVAELNIRDFTNKIGEIGYVIHPDYWGRGYATEAGGLLLHLGYTVLRLHRIYATCHPDNEGSARVLEKLGMIKEGVLREDLKIGSGWRNSLLFSILEHEWTGMP, encoded by the coding sequence ATGGCAGAGAAACAGACACAAAAGAGAATCCGATTACGAGAATTACGAATAACCGACTGGAAGGATGTACATGCGTACGCTTCTCAGGAGATCACATGCCGCTTTCAGCCGTGGGGCCCAAATGCCGAGGAAGATACGCTGGAATTCATGGGCCAGGTTATAAAAGATACAAAGCATAATCCCAGGTCTCGCTATGCTTTTGCGATCATTGAAGAAAAAGATGAAAAACTGATCGGAGTGGCAGAACTGAACATCAGGGATTTCACTAACAAAATCGGAGAGATCGGCTATGTCATCCATCCAGATTATTGGGGCCGAGGCTATGCAACTGAGGCGGGCGGACTTCTACTCCACTTGGGTTATACCGTGCTGCGTCTTCATCGAATCTATGCAACGTGCCACCCTGACAATGAGGGGTCAGCAAGAGTTCTCGAAAAATTAGGAATGATAAAAGAAGGTGTTCTGAGAGAAGATCTAAAGATAGGAAGTGGATGGCGGAACTCGCTGCTCTTCAGTATTTTGGAGCATGAATGGACGGGTATGCCATAA
- a CDS encoding acyl-CoA thioesterase codes for MASQIPASFPSEAKTVQQSKTCLTDLVFPPDTNHHHTVFGGKVMAYVDKIACITAMRHCRKPVVTVSSDSFEFLGPIKTGEAINLEAYVTCAHRTSMEIFVKVESENLLTGEKRLTSRALLTMLAVDAEGRPSPVPPLVPVNQEEIHRYQQAKERYEKRKKKKA; via the coding sequence ATGGCTTCTCAAATACCTGCCTCCTTTCCTTCTGAAGCAAAGACCGTCCAGCAATCGAAAACCTGCTTAACAGATTTAGTTTTCCCGCCGGATACGAATCACCACCATACTGTCTTCGGCGGGAAAGTCATGGCTTATGTAGACAAGATCGCCTGCATAACTGCCATGCGGCATTGCCGTAAACCGGTCGTGACTGTTTCGAGTGATTCCTTTGAATTTCTTGGTCCGATTAAAACCGGTGAAGCTATTAATCTTGAAGCTTATGTCACATGCGCCCACCGGACATCCATGGAAATTTTCGTTAAAGTAGAATCTGAAAACCTTCTAACAGGCGAAAAACGGCTTACGTCAAGGGCCCTGCTTACCATGCTCGCCGTAGATGCGGAGGGGAGACCGTCACCGGTCCCTCCCCTCGTGCCAGTGAACCAAGAAGAAATTCATCGCTATCAGCAAGCAAAGGAGCGGTACGAAAAGCGCAAAAAGAAAAAAGCTTGA
- a CDS encoding n-acetylglutamate synthase, which translates to MVNYNGRRFVSVKSSENGETSSKTYFTYKQEDDILSATYSGGDVLKGNMIGIVKEDGSIEFTYSHINRKHEIKSGKCSSTPKTLPDGRIQLFERWNGFGMEEAEEESIVEEVSDLVFTPQIIFN; encoded by the coding sequence ATGGTTAACTATAATGGTCGGCGTTTTGTATCCGTGAAAAGTTCAGAGAATGGAGAAACATCTTCGAAAACCTATTTTACGTATAAACAGGAGGATGACATTTTAAGCGCAACGTATTCAGGAGGAGATGTTCTCAAGGGAAACATGATCGGCATCGTAAAAGAAGACGGCAGCATTGAATTTACCTATAGCCATATCAATCGAAAGCATGAAATCAAAAGCGGCAAATGTTCTTCCACTCCAAAAACTCTTCCGGACGGGAGAATTCAGCTATTTGAAAGATGGAATGGATTTGGGATGGAAGAAGCTGAAGAAGAATCAATTGTAGAAGAAGTTTCTGACCTGGTGTTTACTCCGCAGATTATTTTTAATTAG
- a CDS encoding CHASE3 domain-containing protein: MIGRNRFGIRAKIFAGYLVIILCLIVSILAVNNQIASMQKERNFIINHDIEVHSLTNEIEKQVLDMENGQRGFIITGDESHLKSFNLAVTSWENDYKKLYGLIADNPTQQNRLEEINKSIHNWLQTTGNPSIQLKKENKEGEVLSLIKKDVGSQSVEQIRSQFDTFRTTEKGLTKERADRLDEQNKFLKTGLFSLLVIVVAVSSLIASFVSGSIINTIKAVVSSITAMSSNGDVTQRIHVKTKDEIKDLAEATNELLDKVEQREWLQSSTNQVVERYQGTSTIKVLGEKFVTGVAHLTQASMGALYIREGSGEQSRYVKKGSFSEPIGEAGREAFKQGEGLIGQCVSEKRILVVDRLPADYQVIGTGLGEVRPKSLLIAPVLNEQEVIAVLELASLDTFTEQHIELIENATKTFGLTIDSVIGRMEIVRLLKESQAMTEELQAQSEELQTQSEELQMQSEELRMINEQLEQRSIEAEGKSAELQNAKVQLEEKAKELTLSSRYKSEFLANMSHELRTPLNSILILSEMLAENSSNSLSSEDEEFARVIHSSGQDLLNLINDILDLSKVEAGKLEMHFSEMNMSELPGQFERNFGHIADQKNLEFEIIKEKDVPDIFYTDEKRFQQIIKNLLSNAFKFTEEGKVSLHIEKEPVFDLQNGADHLLKITVKDTGIGISKNKHDLIFEAFQQGDGATVRKYGGTGLGLSISLEFVKLLGGRLELESEEGKGSTFTLYIPSLPNGLAPVQELNEAVSEVAAAISPEVQEENKVLEELNKNDRPAAEQAPADISSFKGKTVLIVDDDHRNIFALKTALENEKMKVITASNGTECLEMLEREQNIDMILMDIMMPVMDGYETMRRIRENEENSGVPIIALTAKAMKNDREKCLEAGASDYISKPLRIEQLFSVMRVWITNK; the protein is encoded by the coding sequence ATGATAGGGAGAAACAGATTTGGAATCCGCGCTAAAATTTTTGCCGGATATCTAGTGATTATTCTTTGTCTGATCGTTTCAATATTAGCAGTAAATAATCAGATTGCCTCTATGCAAAAAGAGCGGAATTTTATTATTAACCATGACATAGAAGTTCATTCGCTGACCAACGAGATTGAAAAGCAGGTTCTCGATATGGAAAACGGGCAGCGCGGCTTTATTATTACCGGGGATGAGAGCCATCTTAAATCCTTTAATCTGGCAGTGACCAGTTGGGAAAACGATTATAAAAAGCTCTATGGGCTGATTGCCGATAATCCAACACAGCAAAATAGGCTCGAGGAAATTAATAAATCCATTCACAATTGGCTTCAGACAACAGGAAATCCGTCCATTCAGCTGAAGAAGGAAAACAAGGAGGGAGAAGTTCTCTCTCTTATTAAAAAAGATGTAGGCAGTCAAAGTGTGGAACAGATCCGCAGCCAGTTTGACACGTTCAGAACCACTGAAAAAGGCTTGACGAAAGAACGGGCGGACAGGCTTGACGAGCAGAACAAATTCCTGAAAACAGGGCTCTTTTCTTTATTGGTTATTGTTGTGGCTGTTTCATCACTTATTGCGTCTTTTGTTTCAGGCTCGATCATTAATACCATTAAGGCTGTTGTAAGTTCCATTACGGCTATGTCATCTAACGGTGACGTTACCCAGCGCATACATGTAAAAACGAAAGATGAAATCAAAGACCTGGCTGAAGCGACCAATGAACTGCTTGATAAAGTCGAGCAGAGGGAATGGCTGCAGTCCAGCACGAATCAGGTAGTCGAAAGATATCAGGGAACATCTACGATTAAAGTGCTGGGAGAGAAATTTGTTACAGGTGTTGCCCACTTAACGCAGGCTTCCATGGGTGCTCTCTATATCCGGGAAGGAAGCGGAGAACAATCCCGATACGTAAAAAAAGGTTCGTTTTCAGAGCCGATCGGAGAAGCAGGGCGAGAGGCGTTTAAACAGGGGGAAGGCCTTATCGGGCAATGTGTGTCTGAGAAACGCATCCTTGTGGTGGACAGGCTGCCGGCAGATTATCAAGTCATTGGCACAGGGCTTGGAGAAGTTCGTCCTAAGAGCTTGCTGATCGCCCCTGTTCTGAATGAGCAGGAAGTGATCGCAGTTTTGGAACTTGCTTCACTTGACACATTTACAGAACAGCACATTGAGCTGATCGAAAACGCAACAAAAACTTTTGGCCTGACCATCGACAGTGTGATTGGCAGAATGGAAATTGTCCGCCTGCTGAAAGAATCTCAGGCGATGACAGAAGAACTTCAAGCACAATCCGAAGAGCTTCAGACACAATCCGAAGAACTGCAGATGCAATCTGAAGAACTGCGCATGATTAATGAGCAGCTTGAACAGCGTTCCATTGAAGCAGAAGGAAAATCGGCAGAACTTCAGAACGCAAAAGTACAGCTTGAAGAAAAAGCCAAGGAGCTGACATTAAGCTCCAGGTACAAGTCTGAATTTCTTGCCAATATGTCACATGAGCTGAGAACACCGCTTAACAGTATCCTGATCCTTTCTGAGATGCTTGCTGAGAATTCTTCGAATAGCCTTTCTTCTGAAGATGAGGAGTTTGCGAGGGTGATTCACTCCTCTGGACAAGACCTGCTTAACCTGATTAACGATATTCTGGATCTTTCAAAAGTCGAAGCTGGTAAACTTGAAATGCATTTCAGCGAGATGAACATGAGTGAGCTTCCTGGGCAGTTTGAGCGGAATTTCGGACACATCGCCGATCAAAAGAACCTTGAGTTTGAAATCATAAAAGAGAAAGATGTACCAGATATCTTCTATACGGATGAGAAGAGGTTCCAGCAAATTATTAAAAATCTTCTATCCAATGCCTTTAAGTTTACCGAAGAAGGCAAGGTTTCTCTGCATATCGAAAAAGAACCTGTTTTTGACCTTCAGAACGGTGCAGACCACTTGCTTAAAATTACGGTTAAAGATACGGGAATCGGAATATCCAAGAACAAACATGATTTAATTTTTGAAGCATTCCAGCAGGGAGATGGAGCAACTGTCCGTAAATATGGCGGTACAGGCCTGGGCCTATCCATATCTCTTGAATTTGTAAAACTGCTGGGGGGGCGGCTTGAGCTCGAAAGTGAAGAAGGGAAAGGAAGTACATTTACCTTGTATATTCCGAGCCTCCCTAACGGACTTGCTCCGGTTCAAGAGCTGAATGAAGCAGTGAGCGAGGTTGCTGCTGCCATTTCTCCTGAAGTTCAGGAAGAAAACAAAGTACTTGAGGAACTTAATAAGAACGATCGGCCGGCTGCAGAACAGGCTCCAGCTGATATCAGCTCCTTTAAAGGAAAAACAGTATTGATAGTTGATGATGATCACCGTAATATTTTTGCTTTAAAAACAGCACTGGAAAACGAAAAAATGAAGGTTATTACGGCTTCTAACGGAACAGAATGTCTGGAAATGCTGGAAAGGGAGCAGAACATTGATATGATCCTGATGGATATCATGATGCCGGTTATGGATGGATATGAAACCATGAGAAGGATCCGGGAGAACGAAGAAAACTCCGGTGTCCCTATTATCGCTCTGACTGCAAAAGCGATGAAGAATGACCGTGAGAAATGTTTGGAAGCCGGAGCATCGGATTATATCAGCAAGCCTTTGAGGATTGAACAGCTCTTTTCGGTCATGAGGGTATGGATTACAAACAAGTAA
- a CDS encoding CheR family methyltransferase, whose amino-acid sequence MNDQIIASEDEIELGFVENLEADLLLEAIYRHSGFDFRKYMRSSIIRRIKNRMRMERIPTITRLLEKVIHEKGFLEKLLNDFSINVTEMFRDPEFFKAFRQRVVPELRKLPEIRIWHAGCATGEEVYSMAILLEEEGLADKTTIYATDMNEKVLEKAKQGTFSLLKMQTYTKNYMQAGGKEAFSEYYAADEHFAYFHPSLLRNIIFAQHNLVTDSSFNEFHVIICRNVLIYFTSELQNQVQGLFYESLCPSGFLGLGNKESLRFSEKTPYYTEFDAAEKIYRKQD is encoded by the coding sequence ATGAATGATCAAATTATTGCAAGTGAAGATGAAATTGAACTTGGATTCGTTGAAAACCTGGAGGCCGATCTCCTTTTAGAAGCGATCTATCGGCATTCCGGTTTTGATTTCAGAAAATATATGAGATCGTCTATTATCCGCCGGATCAAGAACCGAATGCGTATGGAACGAATACCAACGATAACGAGACTGCTCGAGAAAGTTATCCATGAAAAGGGTTTTCTCGAAAAATTGCTCAACGATTTTTCAATCAATGTGACTGAAATGTTCCGTGATCCCGAATTTTTCAAGGCCTTCCGGCAACGTGTGGTCCCTGAGTTAAGGAAACTTCCCGAGATTCGCATATGGCATGCGGGCTGTGCTACGGGTGAAGAAGTCTATTCGATGGCGATATTGCTTGAGGAAGAGGGCTTGGCTGATAAAACCACAATCTATGCTACAGATATGAATGAAAAAGTATTGGAGAAGGCAAAGCAGGGAACATTTTCTCTGCTAAAGATGCAAACCTATACAAAGAACTACATGCAGGCAGGTGGAAAAGAGGCATTTTCAGAGTATTATGCGGCCGATGAGCATTTTGCCTATTTCCATCCTTCCCTTTTACGCAATATTATTTTTGCTCAGCATAATCTCGTCACCGATTCTTCCTTTAATGAGTTTCATGTCATTATTTGCCGTAATGTATTGATTTATTTTACAAGTGAACTTCAAAATCAGGTGCAAGGATTGTTCTATGAGAGTCTATGTCCAAGTGGATTCCTTGGACTCGGCAACAAAGAATCACTTCGCTTTTCCGAAAAGACTCCATACTATACTGAGTTTGATGCAGCTGAAAAAATATATAGAAAACAAGATTAA
- the metE gene encoding 5-methyltetrahydropteroyltriglutamate--homocysteine S-methyltransferase, translating to MKTSNLGYPRIGSNREWKRALEAFWKRELTEASFLQQMEQIRLANLQKQKDMGIDIIPVNDFTLYDHMLDMAVMFGLVPKRFEAAKNPISLYFGMARGKQEAVACEMTKWFNTNYHYIVPEWEDRTPRLVENKPLTAYKEAKEKLGIEGKPVIVGPVTFIKCAKGYLPEQEDTLLSQLVPLYCRILQELEQAGAQWIQIDEPIFVTSLSEEELTASKKIYEQFHKASSGLNIMLQTYFESAEHYKEIIQFPVQGIGLDFVHGEKTLDEMRMHGFPEDKVLGAGILDGRNIWRANLSQKQELILQLEELAASERIWIQPSCSLLHVPVSAKHEHSLPQELYNSLAFADEKLEELRLLSSPSQQEAIKKYDDALYLLNSSPARNRTEVLWEVEKAQGKDLKRNQPYMNRKQKQQEVWNLPLLPTTTIGSFPQTAEVKQARGKHKRGEWTKAQYDQFVKNQIEKWIKIQEDIGLDVLVHGEFERTDMVEFFGQKLNGFAFLENGWVQSYGSRCVKPPVIYGDVDFSEPMTVNESVYAQSLTDKPVKGMLTGPVTILNWSFVRDDISRENVCYQIANALQKEVLALESAGITMIQVDEPALREGLPLKKSKWQHYIDWSVNCFLLTTCAVKETTQIHTHMCYCDFNEFLGVISKLDADVISLETSRSHGELVSAFTWQSYEKGIGLGVYDIHSPRIPEIEEMRVMIEKTLEVLHEDQMWVNPDCGLKTRNISETIQSLKNMTAAAALVRKKEAVS from the coding sequence ATGAAAACGAGCAACTTGGGATACCCCCGTATCGGCAGCAATCGGGAGTGGAAAAGAGCACTGGAAGCATTTTGGAAAAGAGAACTGACGGAAGCCAGTTTTCTGCAGCAGATGGAACAGATCAGGCTTGCAAATCTGCAAAAACAAAAAGACATGGGCATAGATATTATTCCAGTCAATGATTTTACACTTTATGATCACATGCTCGATATGGCAGTGATGTTCGGGCTAGTGCCAAAAAGATTTGAAGCAGCGAAAAATCCCATCTCCCTTTACTTTGGCATGGCGAGAGGGAAACAAGAAGCGGTCGCATGTGAAATGACCAAATGGTTTAACACAAACTACCATTACATCGTGCCGGAATGGGAAGACCGTACGCCGAGGTTAGTGGAAAACAAGCCCCTTACCGCTTACAAGGAAGCAAAGGAGAAGCTTGGGATTGAAGGAAAACCGGTCATTGTCGGGCCTGTTACTTTTATTAAATGCGCAAAAGGATACCTTCCCGAACAGGAAGACACACTGCTTTCTCAGCTTGTCCCGTTATACTGCCGAATTCTTCAGGAACTGGAACAGGCGGGCGCCCAATGGATTCAAATCGACGAGCCCATTTTCGTTACTTCCCTATCCGAAGAAGAACTAACAGCATCCAAGAAAATCTATGAACAGTTTCATAAAGCCAGTTCCGGTCTTAATATTATGCTGCAGACGTACTTTGAGAGCGCAGAGCATTACAAAGAAATCATTCAGTTTCCTGTCCAGGGGATCGGACTGGATTTTGTCCATGGCGAAAAAACACTGGATGAGATGCGTATGCATGGGTTCCCAGAGGATAAAGTGCTGGGTGCAGGCATACTTGACGGCAGAAATATATGGCGTGCCAATTTGAGCCAAAAGCAAGAGCTTATACTCCAGCTTGAAGAACTGGCTGCATCCGAACGGATATGGATACAGCCTTCCTGCAGCTTGCTTCATGTTCCTGTTTCAGCCAAACACGAGCATTCCCTTCCGCAAGAACTATACAACAGTCTTGCCTTTGCTGACGAAAAACTGGAAGAACTGCGATTGCTTTCTTCACCTTCGCAACAAGAAGCAATAAAGAAGTATGATGATGCTCTTTACTTGCTGAACAGCTCTCCGGCAAGAAACCGGACAGAGGTTTTATGGGAGGTTGAAAAAGCTCAAGGCAAAGACCTCAAGCGAAATCAGCCATACATGAACAGAAAACAAAAACAGCAGGAAGTTTGGAATCTCCCTCTCCTCCCTACGACAACCATTGGAAGCTTTCCGCAGACAGCGGAAGTAAAGCAGGCCAGGGGGAAACATAAGCGAGGGGAATGGACGAAAGCACAGTATGATCAATTCGTTAAAAACCAAATTGAAAAGTGGATTAAAATCCAGGAAGATATTGGCTTAGATGTTCTTGTTCATGGTGAGTTTGAACGAACAGACATGGTGGAATTTTTCGGACAAAAACTTAACGGGTTTGCTTTCTTAGAGAATGGATGGGTTCAGTCCTATGGATCTCGCTGCGTTAAACCGCCTGTCATCTACGGTGATGTCGATTTCAGTGAACCAATGACCGTAAACGAAAGTGTGTATGCACAGTCTCTGACAGATAAACCGGTAAAAGGAATGCTGACCGGGCCGGTGACCATCTTAAACTGGTCCTTTGTCCGGGATGATATTTCAAGAGAGAATGTCTGCTATCAAATAGCAAATGCCCTGCAAAAAGAAGTGCTTGCACTGGAATCTGCCGGCATTACCATGATCCAAGTAGATGAACCCGCATTAAGAGAGGGTCTGCCGCTGAAGAAAAGCAAGTGGCAGCATTATATTGACTGGTCTGTTAACTGCTTTTTGCTGACCACCTGCGCTGTAAAGGAAACCACGCAGATCCACACCCATATGTGCTATTGCGATTTTAACGAGTTTCTTGGCGTTATCAGCAAGCTGGATGCCGATGTGATTTCTCTTGAAACATCCAGAAGCCATGGTGAGCTGGTTTCTGCCTTTACTTGGCAGTCATACGAAAAAGGAATCGGTCTTGGGGTTTATGATATTCACAGCCCTCGAATACCTGAAATTGAAGAGATGAGGGTGATGATTGAAAAAACACTCGAAGTATTGCACGAAGACCAGATGTGGGTAAATCCTGATTGCGGACTGAAAACAAGAAACATATCAGAAACCATTCAATCTCTCAAAAATATGACAGCTGCTGCGGCTCTGGTCAGAAAGAAAGAGGCAGTCTCGTAA